A part of Methanobacterium bryantii genomic DNA contains:
- a CDS encoding phosphoenolpyruvate carboxykinase (ATP), producing the protein MSDYEVELITPEAKDRLADELASEIRFERKANIHGACVKLLTDNESFKDEWEDNFRFMNEDVRPHAKIFSIEDGGDLQVMYDPTAKVAIVRNCDYYGWIKSIALAVISDFFEDYHSIHRRYSVHGSAVDYMGHAIAIIGPPGTGKTTLTYGLLQNENCNYISDDWFFTRLFSNAAVIYSSEKNSYIRDDLADVWKTFAEEVKRVKLDVKCRGIADVSTLFDGRIRETSTLKTMVLLERDEKNQPFRQLNPDEALDYMINQDFCNPHQMIRDARKFNLRVNFFKELFTQNDVYMLNTVETPQESLDRIVALAER; encoded by the coding sequence ATGTCGGATTATGAAGTTGAATTAATTACTCCTGAGGCAAAAGATAGGCTGGCTGATGAACTGGCCAGTGAAATAAGGTTTGAAAGAAAAGCAAATATTCATGGAGCATGCGTAAAGCTTTTGACTGATAATGAAAGCTTTAAAGATGAATGGGAAGACAATTTCAGGTTTATGAATGAAGATGTGCGGCCCCATGCAAAGATATTTTCCATAGAAGATGGTGGAGATCTGCAGGTAATGTACGATCCAACTGCCAAAGTAGCCATAGTGAGAAACTGTGATTACTACGGCTGGATTAAAAGTATAGCACTTGCCGTAATATCAGATTTTTTTGAAGATTATCATTCAATACACAGAAGATATTCTGTTCATGGTTCTGCTGTGGACTATATGGGACATGCTATTGCAATAATTGGACCTCCCGGAACTGGAAAAACAACTTTGACCTATGGACTGCTGCAGAATGAAAACTGCAACTACATTTCAGATGACTGGTTCTTCACCCGTTTGTTCAGCAATGCTGCAGTGATTTATTCTTCAGAAAAAAATTCCTATATCCGTGATGATCTGGCAGATGTCTGGAAAACTTTTGCAGAGGAAGTTAAAAGGGTTAAACTTGATGTAAAATGTAGAGGAATCGCGGATGTGAGTACATTATTCGATGGGCGTATTCGAGAAACTTCAACACTTAAAACGATGGTACTCCTGGAGAGGGATGAGAAAAATCAACCATTCAGGCAGTTAAATCCTGATGAAGCATTGGATTACATGATAAATCAGGATTTTTGTAACCCTCACCAGATGATAAGAGATGCGAGGAAATTTAATTTAAGGGTGAACTTTTTTAAGGAATTATTTACACAAAATGATGTATACATGCTGAACACAGTAGAAACTCCTCAAGAGAGTCTTGACAGGATAGTTGCTCTTGCGGAAAGGTGA
- a CDS encoding methyltransferase domain-containing protein has product MIKVVYDIKVYREALKDIIKADDVVVELGCHVGNSTKILSELAPEGKIFALDNSPESVESMGKLCNEYKNVEFKKADVRLHETLEYVIKKIKTCDVLSVDLGGGYHPDTTFKVFFIWSSSLKPRDTIIRNRGLLDFIHSSKTEEMIKSEHGWLESSGKDGVPPRLKEFTLWSSKIK; this is encoded by the coding sequence ATGATAAAAGTAGTGTATGATATTAAAGTTTATAGGGAAGCTTTGAAAGATATTATAAAAGCAGACGATGTTGTGGTGGAACTCGGGTGCCATGTTGGAAATTCCACCAAAATTCTCTCTGAACTCGCGCCAGAAGGCAAGATTTTTGCCCTGGACAACAGTCCTGAATCTGTAGAAAGCATGGGAAAGCTGTGCAACGAGTATAAAAACGTAGAGTTTAAAAAAGCTGATGTGAGGCTTCACGAAACACTTGAATATGTTATAAAAAAGATCAAAACGTGTGATGTGCTGTCTGTAGACCTTGGAGGGGGTTACCACCCTGACACAACTTTCAAGGTCTTTTTCATATGGTCATCAAGTTTAAAACCTCGAGATACCATAATAAGAAATAGAGGTCTTCTTGACTTCATACATTCATCAAAAACAGAAGAAATGATAAAATCTGAACATGGTTGGTTGGAATCATCCGGTAAAGATGGTGTCCCGCCAAGGTTAAAAGAATTTACACTCTGGTCATCTAAAATTAAGTAG
- a CDS encoding 3-dehydroquinate synthase II — protein sequence MKFAWIMAEYPSWDEKKGIITTALESGINHVVDFDDVESIKKLGNIKIVSDNKEADIVLVGRKGEGDGTIPLPDSLSESKDLAAIGELKSKGKTVAAYIEITSKRLEELASEAGRTADYVILVGKDWKIIPLENIIADLQRENVKIIAAVPDYEEARLALETLEHGTDGVLLYTSDISQIKKVASLIERIESEHYNLVPATVTLVKPVGSGDRVCVDTSSMMSIGEGMLIGSYSRGLFLVHSESMESEYVASRPFRVNAGPVHAYVMTPNNRTRYLSEIETGDEVLTVDKEGNTKTAVVGRVKIEKRPLMLIEAEYEDVKIRTLLQNAETIRLVNEEGEPVSVADIKSGDKVMVYLDKGARHFGMSIEETIIEK from the coding sequence ATGAAATTTGCATGGATCATGGCAGAATACCCCAGCTGGGACGAAAAGAAAGGTATCATTACCACAGCACTGGAGTCCGGGATAAACCACGTTGTTGACTTTGATGACGTTGAAAGCATAAAGAAATTGGGAAACATCAAGATAGTTTCAGACAACAAAGAAGCTGATATAGTCCTGGTAGGTAGAAAAGGTGAAGGGGACGGCACTATCCCACTTCCAGATAGTTTATCTGAATCAAAAGATTTGGCAGCTATAGGTGAATTGAAAAGTAAAGGGAAAACAGTTGCAGCATATATTGAAATTACAAGCAAAAGACTTGAAGAACTCGCATCTGAAGCTGGAAGAACTGCAGATTATGTGATCCTTGTAGGAAAAGATTGGAAAATCATTCCTTTAGAAAACATTATAGCAGACTTGCAAAGGGAAAATGTTAAAATAATTGCAGCTGTACCTGATTATGAGGAAGCAAGACTTGCTCTTGAAACATTAGAGCATGGTACAGATGGAGTACTGCTCTATACTTCAGATATATCTCAAATTAAAAAAGTTGCATCGTTAATTGAAAGGATTGAATCTGAACATTACAACCTCGTGCCCGCTACAGTGACCCTTGTAAAACCTGTAGGTTCTGGGGATAGGGTCTGTGTTGATACCAGTTCCATGATGTCAATTGGGGAAGGAATGCTCATTGGATCTTATTCCAGGGGATTGTTCCTTGTGCACAGTGAATCAATGGAAAGTGAATATGTAGCTTCACGTCCGTTTAGGGTAAATGCAGGTCCAGTACACGCATACGTGATGACTCCCAACAATAGAACCAGATACCTTTCAGAAATTGAAACTGGAGATGAAGTTTTAACTGTAGATAAAGAAGGTAACACTAAAACTGCTGTTGTTGGTAGGGTTAAAATTGAAAAACGGCCTTTAATGCTTATTGAAGCAGAATATGAAGATGTTAAAATAAGGACACTGCTTCAAAATGCTGAAACCATAAGGCTTGTAAACGAAGAAGGAGAACCAGTATCAGTTGCAGATATTAAATCAGGCGATAAAGTTATGGTTTATTTAGATAAAGGCGCAAGACACTTTGGAATGTCCATTGAAGAGACCATAATTGAAAAATAG
- the cca gene encoding CCA tRNA nucleotidyltransferase — MENIDFNNILKVIKPTQEENEKVKLLSDKLIDIINKIARENNINAEATLVGSVAKGTWLSGKADVDIFMKFPLSTSEDDLKKYGLKLGDKCIKEMHGDHELRYASHPYITGFIEGFEIDFVPCYIIKNAEELKSAVDRTILHTEYVLANLGEKQKGEVLLLKKFMGSIHTYGAEFKVGGFSGYLCELLIIHYGSFLNVLNAASSEWRPNYKIDIEDYGTGELFSEPLVVIDPTDKNRNVAAALKLQKMSEFIVASRNFLSNPKEEYFFDKEIDLSKSEIKTEFESRETKTFLIRFKPPEIPADALYPQIKKTENSLNGVLEREDFKVFNADSWTDESQNVIILIEMEIWKLPRIKKHLGPFVWSKGHQVKFMEKYGNKAYVEENRWVAEVERKYKEVKPFLDNILVENKIGFLKFGKHIKAEILKKYELVDILEFMGSDKCSEDMLLFFYEYLNKNVYLWR; from the coding sequence TTGGAAAATATCGATTTTAACAACATACTGAAGGTAATAAAACCTACACAAGAAGAAAATGAAAAAGTAAAGCTGTTATCAGATAAACTGATTGATATTATAAACAAAATTGCAAGAGAAAATAACATTAATGCAGAAGCAACACTTGTAGGTTCGGTAGCAAAAGGTACATGGCTTTCTGGAAAAGCTGATGTTGATATTTTCATGAAATTCCCTTTAAGTACTTCAGAAGATGATTTAAAAAAATATGGATTGAAATTAGGAGATAAATGTATCAAGGAGATGCATGGTGACCATGAATTAAGATATGCTTCTCATCCATATATTACTGGATTTATTGAAGGGTTTGAAATAGATTTTGTGCCTTGTTACATTATTAAAAATGCTGAAGAGCTTAAATCAGCAGTGGACAGGACTATACTGCACACAGAATACGTGCTTGCAAATTTGGGAGAAAAACAGAAAGGTGAAGTCCTCCTTCTTAAAAAATTCATGGGGTCCATCCATACATACGGCGCAGAATTCAAAGTCGGCGGATTTTCAGGATACCTGTGTGAACTACTTATTATCCATTATGGATCGTTTTTAAATGTCTTAAATGCTGCAAGCAGTGAATGGAGACCTAATTATAAAATAGATATTGAAGATTATGGAACTGGTGAGCTTTTCAGCGAACCACTTGTAGTTATTGACCCGACTGATAAAAACAGGAATGTTGCGGCAGCTTTAAAGCTTCAAAAGATGTCTGAATTTATTGTTGCATCACGAAATTTCTTGAGTAATCCAAAAGAAGAATATTTCTTTGATAAAGAGATAGATCTAAGTAAAAGTGAAATAAAAACTGAATTTGAAAGCAGGGAAACTAAAACATTTTTAATCAGGTTTAAGCCGCCTGAAATCCCTGCTGATGCCCTTTATCCTCAAATTAAAAAGACTGAAAATTCCTTAAATGGAGTTTTAGAAAGGGAAGATTTCAAAGTATTTAATGCAGATTCATGGACCGATGAATCTCAAAACGTTATAATACTCATTGAAATGGAAATATGGAAACTTCCGAGGATTAAAAAACATTTAGGTCCTTTCGTATGGTCAAAGGGTCACCAAGTTAAGTTTATGGAAAAGTATGGAAACAAGGCATATGTGGAAGAAAATCGGTGGGTTGCAGAGGTTGAAAGGAAATATAAAGAGGTTAAACCATTCCTTGATAATATTTTAGTTGAAAACAAGATAGGATTTCTTAAATTTGGGAAACATATCAAAGCTGAAATTTTAAAGAAATATGAACTAGTGGATATTTTGGAATTTATGGGGTCTGACAAGTGCAGTGAAGATATGCTGCTGTTCTTTTATGAGTATTTAAATAAAAATGTGTACTTGTGGAGATAG
- a CDS encoding HD domain-containing protein: protein MELRNILKEESSDYYNRIKFIEKEAEGILPDVRLVFPKYTNHDIAHTKGIEQLLNEMIPNSIKENLKPAEIFYLLVATLFHDVGMKLIGEEEEKKFNSLDEDGRGKLRDKIRDQHHIRSSNYIKKNASDLNLKEEEAAAIADISRAHRKIDIQNELREPIHNNDRIHLKFLGALLRVADECHVTDDRVSELFFKTINSTSWEFEQHFKKHRLIKGILFNENEDNKIRIHATVKSENDEDILGGLKNDIEKELNTVKRIFEENKLRLDSVVLELDRDELIKKNIISKLLDGKKRKLDKIILEIEESQWEVKRNLDELKANRTIQIDESGLYNLTEDISNFEELIKRFTGDKRNWKFVKSNYSQKMVETNLIAHLQYNYNIIYIGNELRERVEILKNSPTAIYLSLKGKKLLNNPYLDLSLVQGDVILDQILLLGLSYDIFKYPITNNLEIKEIVESLTKNSGQRIPELSNLYEEVQKNSKKDDSELFNELINEKNDNEERKYSFNIKFNFPELSEEPTFLAMLSAAMKTGTRIVVTGSRISDFILKEENEPVHMDKVTAIEISPGTPIPYILKVKNTDFKLENLEFRFWKINEIIKYSTESRNLPFKFEFSYDEKDKTQSVHFEIDPNTNVKQLLKWEEFLRALNQERTITLIKSENNQIFNELKVPTQKEIHVRNDSSYEYLKKLVKVQERTNHEIKLLKGLNVNDKADIDNIIKIINDGKVEVNSNEIIKPSATVKEIKKMIKAKAENEPIFFKSLDFKVLLLEEEINLGPVTLRMDDIELIDENGTELNIEEYNDEDILPIKICTKDEKVTILLDKYSSESPIS, encoded by the coding sequence ATGGAACTGCGCAATATTTTAAAAGAAGAATCTTCAGATTATTATAATCGCATAAAATTTATCGAAAAAGAAGCTGAAGGTATTTTACCTGATGTTAGATTAGTTTTCCCAAAATACACTAATCATGATATTGCACATACAAAGGGTATTGAACAACTACTCAATGAGATGATCCCGAATTCCATAAAGGAAAATTTAAAACCTGCGGAAATTTTCTATTTGCTTGTTGCAACTTTATTTCATGATGTTGGAATGAAATTAATTGGTGAAGAAGAAGAGAAAAAGTTTAATAGTCTAGATGAAGACGGAAGAGGAAAATTACGAGATAAAATAAGAGATCAACATCACATAAGAAGCAGCAACTATATTAAAAAAAATGCATCTGATCTAAATTTAAAAGAAGAAGAAGCAGCAGCAATAGCTGATATCTCAAGAGCACATAGAAAAATAGATATTCAAAATGAATTAAGAGAACCTATACATAATAATGATCGAATTCACTTGAAATTTCTTGGAGCATTATTAAGAGTAGCTGACGAATGCCATGTAACAGATGATAGAGTTTCAGAATTATTTTTTAAAACAATTAATTCAACCTCTTGGGAATTTGAACAACATTTCAAAAAACACAGGTTGATTAAAGGCATACTATTTAATGAAAATGAAGATAACAAAATAAGGATACATGCTACAGTAAAATCAGAAAATGATGAAGATATATTGGGCGGATTAAAGAATGATATTGAAAAAGAGCTTAATACAGTAAAAAGAATATTTGAAGAAAATAAACTTCGATTAGATTCTGTAGTTTTAGAGCTTGACAGGGACGAACTAATTAAAAAAAATATAATTTCAAAATTATTGGATGGAAAAAAAAGAAAACTTGATAAAATTATTTTAGAGATTGAAGAATCTCAATGGGAAGTAAAAAGGAATTTAGATGAACTCAAAGCCAATAGAACTATTCAAATAGATGAATCTGGTTTATACAATTTAACTGAAGATATTAGTAATTTTGAAGAGCTAATTAAACGTTTTACAGGAGATAAACGTAATTGGAAGTTTGTTAAATCAAACTATTCCCAAAAAATGGTAGAAACTAATCTTATTGCACATCTCCAATATAATTATAATATAATTTACATAGGTAATGAATTAAGAGAACGCGTAGAAATACTTAAAAACTCTCCAACTGCCATATATTTATCTCTAAAAGGTAAAAAACTACTTAATAACCCCTATTTAGATTTAAGTCTGGTTCAAGGTGATGTTATTTTAGATCAAATTTTGCTATTGGGACTTTCTTATGATATATTTAAATATCCAATTACAAATAATTTAGAAATTAAGGAAATTGTAGAATCTTTAACAAAAAATAGCGGTCAAAGAATTCCAGAATTATCAAATCTCTATGAGGAAGTACAAAAAAATTCTAAAAAAGATGATTCTGAACTTTTTAATGAGTTAATAAATGAAAAGAATGACAACGAAGAAAGAAAATATTCATTTAACATTAAATTTAATTTTCCAGAATTATCTGAAGAACCAACTTTTCTGGCAATGTTAAGTGCAGCAATGAAAACTGGAACTCGAATAGTTGTAACTGGAAGTCGGATATCAGATTTTATACTTAAAGAGGAAAATGAGCCAGTTCATATGGATAAAGTTACAGCTATAGAAATATCTCCAGGAACACCAATCCCTTACATACTAAAAGTAAAAAATACGGATTTTAAGCTCGAAAATCTTGAATTTAGATTTTGGAAAATAAATGAAATAATAAAATATTCTACAGAATCAAGGAATTTGCCATTTAAATTTGAGTTTAGTTATGATGAAAAAGATAAAACTCAAAGTGTTCATTTCGAAATTGATCCTAACACCAATGTAAAACAACTTTTAAAATGGGAAGAATTTTTAAGAGCTTTAAACCAAGAAAGGACGATTACCTTAATAAAATCTGAAAATAATCAAATATTCAATGAACTAAAAGTTCCTACACAAAAAGAAATACATGTTAGGAATGATTCATCATATGAATATCTCAAAAAATTAGTAAAAGTCCAAGAACGTACAAATCATGAAATTAAACTTTTAAAAGGTCTTAATGTGAACGATAAGGCCGATATTGATAATATTATAAAAATTATTAATGATGGGAAAGTTGAAGTTAATTCTAATGAAATAATTAAACCTTCAGCAACAGTAAAAGAAATAAAAAAAATGATTAAAGCCAAAGCTGAAAATGAACCTATATTCTTTAAATCATTGGACTTTAAGGTACTTTTACTCGAGGAAGAAATAAATCTAGGGCCTGTTACATTGCGTATGGATGACATTGAACTTATTGACGAAAATGGAACAGAATTGAATATAGAAGAATATAATGATGAAGACATTTTACCTATAAAAATTTGTACTAAAGATGAAAAAGTTACTATACTTCTTGATAAATATTCTTCAGAAAGCCCAATTTCTTAA
- the thpR gene encoding RNA 2',3'-cyclic phosphodiesterase, with the protein MRAFLAAEIDEELKDKIAEVQKQLKEADAPVKFVEPHNLHFTFKFFGEIDDEKSEEIVSAVEAKVQSYSPFEISINGVGLFPNPRYIRVVWLGVEDAGPFSRLQMAMDEDFQKMGFKKERSYVPHLTMGRVRGAKNKDALLSKIDELKDIEIGKMKIEKLLLKESVLKRDGPVYTTVNEFVL; encoded by the coding sequence ATGAGGGCATTTTTAGCTGCAGAAATTGATGAAGAACTTAAAGATAAAATAGCTGAAGTACAAAAACAATTAAAGGAAGCTGATGCGCCAGTAAAGTTTGTAGAACCTCATAATCTGCATTTTACCTTCAAATTTTTTGGTGAAATAGATGATGAGAAGTCTGAAGAGATTGTAAGTGCAGTGGAAGCTAAAGTGCAGAGTTATTCTCCATTTGAAATTTCTATTAATGGTGTTGGTTTATTTCCAAATCCAAGATATATAAGGGTAGTTTGGCTTGGGGTGGAAGATGCAGGTCCTTTTTCAAGGCTACAGATGGCAATGGATGAAGATTTCCAGAAAATGGGATTTAAAAAAGAGAGAAGCTACGTACCTCACCTTACAATGGGACGGGTTAGAGGCGCTAAAAATAAAGACGCCCTTTTATCTAAGATTGATGAGCTGAAAGATATAGAAATTGGAAAAATGAAAATTGAAAAACTCCTACTTAAAGAAAGCGTGCTCAAGCGTGATGGACCAGTATATACCACTGTAAACGAATTTGTTCTTTAA
- a CDS encoding 2-amino-3,7-dideoxy-D-threo-hept-6-ulosonate synthase, with translation MIGKKIRIERIINRKTGRTVIVPMDHGVSIGPVAGIGNMCETIDEVASGGANAVLMHKGMVGTGHRGYGRDIGLIIHLSASTSLSPDPDHKVLVTTVEKALKIGADAVSVHVNVGSDMEPEMLETLGITSEICDEWGMPLIAMMYPRGEKIDSEHDVDVVKLAARAGAELGADIIKTNYTGNPDTFREVVGGCPVPVVIAGGPKVETNEQLLQMVKDSVNVGGAGVAIGRNVFQAESPRKTTRAIAEIVHNNMEVEEALKIIEGK, from the coding sequence ATGATTGGTAAAAAGATTAGAATTGAGAGAATAATAAACAGAAAGACAGGAAGAACGGTAATAGTGCCCATGGACCACGGTGTTTCCATAGGGCCGGTGGCAGGTATCGGCAACATGTGTGAAACCATTGACGAAGTTGCAAGCGGGGGAGCAAATGCTGTTTTAATGCATAAAGGAATGGTTGGAACTGGTCACAGGGGATACGGACGTGATATTGGTCTTATAATCCATTTATCAGCCAGTACTTCATTAAGCCCTGACCCAGATCATAAAGTACTGGTCACAACAGTTGAAAAAGCCTTAAAAATAGGTGCTGATGCTGTATCTGTCCATGTAAATGTGGGATCTGATATGGAACCAGAAATGCTCGAAACACTTGGAATAACCTCTGAAATTTGTGATGAATGGGGAATGCCTCTTATTGCTATGATGTACCCAAGGGGAGAAAAAATCGACAGCGAACACGATGTCGATGTTGTAAAACTTGCAGCAAGAGCTGGAGCAGAACTTGGAGCAGATATAATAAAAACAAATTATACTGGAAACCCAGATACCTTCAGGGAAGTTGTCGGCGGATGTCCTGTCCCTGTGGTAATAGCTGGAGGACCTAAAGTTGAAACAAACGAACAGCTCCTTCAAATGGTGAAAGATTCTGTAAATGTAGGTGGAGCAGGTGTTGCAATTGGAAGAAATGTGTTCCAGGCAGAATCACCTAGAAAAACTACAAGGGCTATTGCAGAAATTGTTCACAACAACATGGAAGTTGAAGAGGCCCTGAAAATAATTGAAGGTAAATAG